The following proteins are encoded in a genomic region of Ostrinia nubilalis chromosome 1, ilOstNubi1.1, whole genome shotgun sequence:
- the LOC135073199 gene encoding uncharacterized protein LOC135073199 translates to MNDYEFLHATVPAALPTDVCGLAPGAWHHLKVQAASAAGATLANYYFATLTEEGERIPAPAQFPPRVGAGPGGARALLAAAGAALLAALLLLAGLAYRRSPPTSCLRKGYEQGDISEEEDKSVEKRDNRRNCQQVYTSSPSKQPASEQERQGESCDCVVSVERDNRRNCQQVYTSSPSKQPASEQERQGESCDCVVSVERDNRRNCQQVYTSSPSKQPASEQERQGESCDCVVSVERDNRRNCQQVYTSSPSKQPASEQERQGESCDCVVSVERDNRRNCQQVYTSSPSKQPASEQERQGESCDCVVSVERDNRRNCQQVYTSSPSKQPASEQERQGEILDLMILAGILE, encoded by the exons ATGAACGACTACGAATTTTTGCATGC GACTGTGCCGGCCGCGCTGCCGACAGACGTGTGCGGGTTGGCGCCGGGCGCGTGGCACCACTTGAAGGTGCAAGCCGCCAGCGCCGCCGGCGCCACGCTCGCCAACTACTACTTCGCCACGCTCACTGAGGAAGGAG AGCGTATCCCGGCGCCGGCGCAGTTCCCGCCGCGTGTGGGCGCGGGCCCGGGCGGCGCGCGGGCGCTGCTGGCAGCGGCCGGCGCGGCGTTGCTGGcggcgctgctgctgctggccGGCCTCGCCTACAGGAGGAG CCCACCGACGTCGTGCCTCAGGAAGGGCTACGAGCAGGGCGACATCTCGGAAGAGGAGGACAAGTCGGTGGAGAAGCGCGACAACCGCCGCAACTGCCAGCAGGTGTACACCTCCTCGCCCAGCAAGCAGCCCGCCAGCGAGCAGGAGCGGCAGGGTGAGTCGTGCGACTGTGTTGTGTCGGTGGAGCGCGACAACCGCCGCAACTGCCAGCAGGTGTACACCTCCTCGCCCAGCAAGCAGCCCGCCAGCGAGCAGGAGCGGCAGGGTGAGTCGTGCGACTGTGTTGTGTCGGTGGAGCGCGACAACCGCCGCAACTGCCAGCAGGTGTACACCTCCTCGCCCAGCAAGCAGCCCGCCAGCGAGCAGGAGCGGCAGGGTGAGTCGTGCGACTGTGTTGTGTCGGTGGAGCGCGACAACCGCCGCAACTGCCAGCAGGTGTACACCTCCTCGCCCAGCAAGCAGCCCGCCAGCGAGCAGGAGCGGCAGGGTGAGTCGTGCGACTGTGTTGTGTCGGTGGAGCGCGACAACCGCCGCAACTGCCAGCAGGTGTACACCTCCTCGCCCAGCAAGCAGCCCGCCAGCGAGCAGGAGCGGCAGGGTGAGTCGTGCGACTGTGTTGTGTCGGTGGAGCGCGACAACCGCCGCAACTGCCAGCAGGTGTACACCTCCTCGCCCAGCAAGCAGCCCGCCAGCGAGCAGGAGCGGCAGGGTGAGATTCTTGATCTTATGATCTTGGCTGGAATACTGGAATAA